The genomic DNA CATACCACTATCAAATGCTACATGTGCTATGTTATGAAACTGAGTTATATTCTCTCCTGTTTCTTCCTTTAATTTAACAACGACTTTTATAAATGCCTGGCTATCACCAAAAACATGTTCCGTGTAACAATCTACGATATCAGCACAATCCGGAATGTTGTCTATTGCCTTGCATATCATTTCCTTAACTTTTTCTTTATCCATATCCTCACCTACACTCTTCCTTTAAATTTTGTTCCTCACATTGTTCAGTAACATTATGGCTAAACAAATAAACTCATAATAAAAAAAATACTGCAAAACCCATACCTATTCCTATAAGCTCATCGAAAAATTTATATTTTTCTTTATCTACTCTCGCATTAAACATGATATTTAAACCAAAACCTAAAAGGGATAAAATTATTAAACCCCATGCAATATTTATTAAACTCATTTTTTATACCTCCTGAAAAATTCCCTTCAATTATTTAAAATCTTAATCTTTCATTTAATTGATCTTCCTTTCCTCACCATTGTCCTCTTTCTATGTATTAATTGAGTAAATTAAAGACGATACAATTGCGACTCCAATACCACAAATTAATAACAGAAATATTGTAACGATTAACGTATGCCTTTCAAACACATTCATTGATTTAATGCCCCCTGGAGATTTTCTTTCAATTATTTAGTTCATCTGTGATGGTCTTGACAAAAGATCAACCTCTTATAGGTCGCCCTTAACATGAACATTAACTTTTTGTGCTCTAAATTGTTTAATTTTCTTCTTTGTAAAACGGATCGTAATCTGATTTGCTGGTTAAATCCAAGTTTTTTCGAGATTCTATGATTCTTTGATAATCTTGTTTAGATATTTTCTCTTCATTTAAATAATTTTTATCTAACGAATTCATATGATTCTCCATTGCACCTTCTAATTGTTTGTTTATTGTAGCTAGCTCTTTGGCCATCTTTATGTGAAGATGCATTAAAACCCTTGATTCACCTTTAGGCTGCTTTTTAAGATCTTCAACTAGTCTTTGCAGCAGCTGATCATTCTGTAGAAAAATAAACGACACTTCTTTTGAAACACCAAATTCATTAAGATAAGCGATTGACTCTGTATATGTTTTATAATTGAAGGCAATAATAGAGGAAATTTCCGGACACTTTTCTTCAATAGTTTTTTTATCCCAGTTCTTAAGACTCTCTCTTAAATTTATATTTACTTTCTCAAAGTGCTTCCATTCAGGAAGCTGTTTTATAACCTGTTTATTTATTTTTGGTAGCACTTCAATTGAGGGTGAAGGGCTATGCCCCCTTGAAACGCCTATAATCATAAAGCCGGAGGCAAAGAGAGATAGTGTAATAATTGGTAATACAGCAAACAAGAACAGATCAATAAATAGCTCAACTAGTTCCATTCCATCCCCTGATGTTAGTTCGAATAGTAATAGAAACATTTATTTTCAACCTCTCTATTATTTTCTTGGTATGACATAATCTAATTATTTGTATACACAGTATGCTACTACTTTATTTATTCATTATGGTCAATTACCTCTATATGTGCCTCGTCCGTATTCTGCTTCTTTGCACTTTCATACATTTTCCATATTATTTCGAAACCATTTACAATATCTTCTCTAAAATGCTCAATGACATAATTCTTTATTTCTAAATAATTAGAGCTATTTCTAGGGTATTTTTTATCTCTAACTATTTGGTTTGCAAAGAAGTACATTTGCTCACTTTCTAATGCATGATTACGTACTTCTCTTTGTCTATTCCTTACATGTTCATGCCTAAAGGTAATGGCAAATTCAAAAAATGTCATCCAACCCACAATTAATCTCCTTTCTCTATAACCTAATTTTCATTTGTTCTTCATTAAGATAAACAAATAAAGTGTTTAGTTATTTTAATCGTTAGTATCCTCGATGGGTTCGTGTTTTCTTCTCATTCTTTTTACTAATTCAACCCCGAATTCGAGTGATATTAAGAGCGTCTCACGTTCTTTTGTGGATAGCGGTATTTGTTCTAAAGTCAAATATTTGGAATTATTCAAGCTATGCTTTAATATATCTACCTTTCTGCCATAACACGTGGCTAACGTTAATTCTTCTATACTCTCATCCGTTCTTCCTAAAAGATTCTTGTTCATGAAAGATTCCCTTCCCTCTCTGAGCTATTAATTAATGATGTAAATCAAAATGCTATACTCCCATTTACCTTCTTACTGTTATTTTAGGTAAAGAATTTCCTGTTGTACAAAAACCCATTTTCCTTAAAATTTTTCATTACCAAGGAGATAGCCGAATAAGCTTCCTTTTTACAATAAAAAACCCGCTTCAAATTCCATTTTGACCATGTTTAAAAAGACCATGGTTATATGGTTTATTTGAAGCGGGTTCTTCCCGGCAATTAATTAAGTTGTAACTATTCTACCAAATTGGTTAAAATAAAACAATGTAATTAGAAAATAAATACATATTTTTAAGGGGGATGTTTTGATGGATTTAACAACAGATGAACTAGAGCTTCTTTTACTTTTGCATAAACAATCAGGAGAAAAAACAGTATTCGAAACCATGGATTTGATGGAAAAATTTGAATCGCTAAAAGATAAAGGTTATATATGCAATATTATTAGTACCCCTACTGGTGGTTTTAAATTTAATATCTCTGCAAAAGGTATAGACCTAGTTGCAGAATTACAGAATAAGTAGAAGTATATATGACAATTTTTTTTGATAATATTTTTCGTATTATAACAATAACTTGGAATGCTCTTATTCAACCGTACTTGATTATCTGGGCATTACTTAGTCTACTTGTATTTTTAAAATGAAGATACCGCTTTTAAGAAGACCCCTTCTACGTAGAGGGGCCTTTCTTATTTAATGCTTTTTGATATTGATATTAACTCCAAGGATCTCTAAGTCTATATTTTGACCTCCATTGGTCCATATCAACTTGATTTTTTAAATGATCATCATACAAATCCCGATAAGCCTGAATCGTCCTTGCAGATCCAGGTATTGCTGGATATTTCTCATTCTCTACCAAAAAAATGTGGTTTAATAGAGCATAATAAACTACAGTTGTAAAAATTTCTCCTTTATTCCAGTCAACGTCTATTTCGTAATCAACTTGATTTTCCAAAACAATTTCATATACATCTAAATCGAGAGAACAGTTTTGTTGAATCTCTAATAAACTTCTCCAATGTGAATCAACACCCTTGTTTATATCGTCCTGAATAAGCGGTAGAAAGAGCTCTTCAAAAAAAGGATTCCATTTGTGAATAATACCTCTTTCCTCATAAAGTAATGCAATTAGCTTTACTTTTTTTCCATTCATGTTATCAAAAATATTCTCTGCAATAAAAAAACTATGAAAGTAATCTCCTTTGCTAAATATTCCATCTAATATAGTAAATTGACCGAGTTCTCGGTAATCCACACGATCTTTACTCTTCGCAGTTACTAACATATATTCCCCTTCACTTAGAAACATTGGGATATGTCTCTCTGTAAGATCTGGCGTGGCATACATATCAATTGTCACCATATCAAAGCAATTGCCTAGGTTCTTACTGAATCCTTCCGGTAAACGCCAACCAAAATCAATCATTTTAGAAACCATTTTGCAGCTCCTATCACTCTTTTTAGATTTACTCATTACACTAAATATTCTTCCACATGTTTTACGTTCTTCTCTTGCGCTTTCAATTGATCCTCTATAATTTTCTCAATATCCTTTATGGCAATGTTACGAGCTGCATTTAAGTCCGCATTCGTCTCATGCCCACAATTTAGACATTTAAAATCAGCTTGCGTTGGCCGCCATATTTCCTTTTTGACATCCTTATGAATAAATCCGCATTTATTGCAACGCTTAGATGTATAATTAGGCTTCACTTTTACAACCTTGATACCATGTTCTTTGGCCTTGTCTATAATTTTTTGTTGCAAACTATAAAACGTCCAATCTTTTAAAAAAGCATTGTCTGTTGTTATACCTGATAAATCTTCTATCTGGATGGTTCCGCATTCATTTTTTAACGCTTCATTCACTATAAAGCGCGACCACGTATGGTTTTTTGTCTCTCGATAGTTGTGAATTTTGTTAGAAATTGCATCAACCGGCTTCATTAACTTTTTTCGGCCACTTCCTCGACTACCTTCTCCAGCCCATTTACGTGAACGTTGCAAACGCTTTTTGCGGTCATTAATTTGCGCTACAAAATCACTTACTTCTTTAGCATCCCCTACATATTGGCGGTAAAATTTATCCTCATTAATAGCAAGTACTGCTGGCACAGCGACTCCAATATCAACGCCCATTATTCGATTTTCATCTAATACTTTCTCAGCTTCTTTTTCAAATTTATATGTAAGCAAAAGATAAAATTTGTTTTTCCGTTTGTAGATACGGCTATCACTCATTTTGTACTCCCCATTAATGATGCGATCCAAAATTTCGTATGCACCATTCCCCGTAATTAACGTCACTACGGATTGACCTTTGCAATTTCGCTCTTTTGCTCCTTCTTTTGATAATAGGGACAGCTTGGCATTGTATGTTTTATTGTCTAACTTGGTTATGCCTTTTATTTGAGATACTCGTATAGGGAATGAACCATTACGACGGTAAATCTGAATGGACTGTTCACCTTTCAAAATCTTCACTTTATCATTTTTAAATTTTGTGATTGCTTCATTAACAGCTGAATCGACTATAGAAGATGATACGAATGATCCCATTGCTTTTAAAAAACCATAAACATCAGGCGACAATGTTTTCCCTATGATTTCCTTCTCTTTGGGATATTCGCCAAATCGCTCATTATAAGAAAATGAAAATTGTTGCCAATCATAAGCCGCTGTTGTAGCTCGGTTCTTGATTAACCAAATAGCATGTTGAATGTCGCCTAAGAGATTATAAAGCTCTTTATCATACTTTATTTCATACTTCATTGTTTTTACAATTTTAATCATCCAAACACCCCTCTAACGTAAAGAGTGCGAATGGACTAGTATTTTGATGTTTACTTCGCATTCGCACTTCAAATATTTTTTTGATCTTCAATATACACACAATAGTAAGTTGTATCATTGAAATAGATACGTATAGTTTCAAGAAAACTCACTGCACAGGTATACACATTAGTTTTGACAGGCGTTGATTTGCTAGATTGCGCAGCGCCAAAGGCTCACTGCACACATACACTTGTAAATGACAGCAAAGTAAATATCAACTATAGTATGGTGCTTACAGAGTGCCGCAGCCTCCATATACGCTGGTGAGTCAGCGTATAGTTTCTCTTGGAGAATATAAGTAATTCGTGATCCCGTATGAAAAAATTGTGGATAAGTTTTGCAATCTCACTGCACATTTACACTTCTAAGTTGTGACAGCAATGTATATCTATCAACTTGGTATAGTGCTAACGGAGTGCTGGTGCCCCCATATACGCTGGCGAGTCAGCGTTAACTTTTATTACAAGCGGTATTTTTACAACCAAATTTATTAGTTTTTAGAACAATTGGATAACCCAACTTTTTATAGTATATATTACCATTGTACCGGAATGTACGTTCTAAATAAAGGAATAATTATTCTTAACAAGATCATTTATTCTACTACCAGCAACTCGCTTATGTCCTTGAGTTTGTATTTTTCTGTAATAGAAAATAAAAAAGCTTAGGAACTAAAATTTATTAAAAGTCAATAACTAATTCATTTAAGTTGTTATCTCAGTTAATTTATTAGAATGTTGCACATTTTAATGATTATTTTAGACGACATCCATCTATATGATGTCGTCTTGTTCATTTATAAAAAAGTCTAACTAAAAATCCTATTCAAAGAGATTAAACTAATGCAAAGAGTTTAATTTAAAAGTGTGGTATAAACGTTGATATTTATCATAGAAAAAGACCCGCATTTTGCAAAAAAACTGGTAAAATGCGAGCCCTTTTATTATTAAGTATTATCATTTTGTAAGAAAGATGCTATTAAAACTTATATCATATTTAACCTTGGGTATTTAAAAAATAAGTTTTTATATTTCTTCTATCAATTCTATGATTTGCTATTTCCACTGTTAGATCTCTTAAATCCCATTGTTCTAATGGTTTAGTTGCTAATTTCGCAAAGAAACTCTCAACATTATTCTTTAATTCCATTAAACTGCTCTCATTTAAAATAACTAAATTTGAGGGTCCGTACGCTTCTTTGTGCAGCTTTCTAGAAGGATGAACTAATATTGGAACTCCAGACTTCCCTTTATACTCGTCATCAAACCAATTCATATCCTCTGAAATTTGCTCTGTCTCAGACTTATAAATACATTCTCGAGATAATTTGACCTCATTTTTTGCTTCAATAATTAAATATTCATCATCAAAAATATTCCATAAAACATCTGGCCCTACCCCATATTCGGACTCCGGCTGATGTGCTTCAAAGCCTAAACTATTGCCTAAATCTGAAAAAGCCTTTTCGAAAAGCGTTGATGAATCATGTTCAAAAACTAAATTCCCCAATACCTCTGACATATGAAGGATAACAGCGTTAGGTTCACTAAAGTTACTTAAAAATCCTTTAACTTTTTCAGCCTGTACTGTTGTCTTAGTTGTGAGTTTTTTATAACTAATACCTGTCGGTGGTTTAAGTAAATATGGATTCTTTATATGCGCAGCTAATTGTAGTTCCATTGATTTTGATTTATCAACTTTATAAAGGTAAGAAGCTGCCAATTGTAAGAACCATCCCTCATCACCAGCATCACCGTTACTTAATTTTCCAATCTGTGTTCTTAGACTTTCTGCTGCCTTTAAATACTGTCTAGATAAAGCAGAATTAAACGCATCTCTTTCTAATCTAGCTGATTCAATTAGCTCTTTATTTATTTGTGGTTTAACCGATTTACTGATTTGTTTTTTGTGTAACTGAACCCAGTTCGAATCCCTATTTAAAACCTGCATCATTGCTTCACCAATAGCTTTAACGGAGTCTTTTCCTGACTTCTTAATTAAATCTACTATTTGTCCCCCCAAATTTATTTGATTTACAGTTTGTGGAGACATAAATGATTGGAATTTTTTTGTAGAAACCTTTGAGACAAGGTCATTTCCTAATAAGAATATTATTGCATAGTCATTTACTGAACGTACCGCTCTCCCTAAACCTTGTTCAATTTTTTGTGCTTGACTCATTTGCATTGATTTAGAATTTGGTCTTGCAAATATATTAAAACGTTCTAGTAGCGTTGTTGAAATAGGCATTCCGTCTAATACAAGAACCCTACAAGAATTATCTGATAGATCAACTCCATCATATCTATTTGATAAAACCATATGGTTATTTACACTGGTATAAAGTTTATCAATTTCTTTATTAATATTCGCTGGTTTTGGTTTAGTAAATCCTGCATCTATCCAGATTTTTGCTTTTGGATCTGAAGTAACCAAAGTAACAATATTAAATCCATTTGTGTTTCTTAATATTTCTGTCCAAATCTTCGTAGTAAGTCTTTTATCTACATTAAAAGGTGATAAAATTAGTTTTTCTCCAACATCACTAAATGTTTCAGATTGTATTGGATTTAGAACAGTATTCAAATTTATATCGAAGTCTTTTATAAGTGCGGTATCATCATTTAAAGTGGCAGACATGAAAATTCTTCTTTTTGCTCGCTCATAACCAGGAATCATATGAATTGGAAGACACTTAGGAACAATTTCAATAGAATTAGCAGATACTAATACAAAGCAATATTCCAAATAGTCTCTTACCAAGGCCCACTTAAATTTCATTTCTATATCTGCATCATCAAAATCACCTAATAAATTGGTTACCTCAGATAATTTTTCTAGCCAAGACCAATATGGAATCATCATTATTCCATATCTATCTTTTCCTTCAAGTATATCTTCTGCCGAACCAATAGCTTGTTTAATCAATGAATCCTTAAAAAGAGGAATTAGTTTCTTATAATTTTCTGTTCCAACCTTAAAACTCAATGTAAAAGTTTCTCTAGCCTTAACTAACGCTGCATGCGCATCATCTATAACTAAAGCACCGATTTCTATAATATCTCTCGATGTATCTCCATGAATTCCAAAGATAGATCTTGCGTTAAATAATTTTTGAAAAGTTGTTACTAAAATCGCCTCTCCATTTAAAAATTCCAGAGGTAACTCATTATTCTCATCTATTTTTACACATTTGATACCTAAATCTACAGCATCTCTAATGACTTGTTCAATTAATTGATTGTTTAAACACAAATATAATGCCGGCCCTAGTTCTTCATTTATAGACGACTGTAACTGTAGTAACCCAACAGTAGTTTTCCCTCCACCAGTATTCATTTTTATAACAGTATCTTTTTCATTTCTTTTTGAAAACCATTGTTCAAGAACCTTTTCTTGATCGCCTCTTAGATATGAAAATTTAGATTGTCTTATACTTGATTCGAAAATTTCCTTAGGGAATATAGGTAAATCATCATCATATTTATTTAATAGTTCACCGAAATCAATCATTTTGGCACACCTCTCAAAAATATTTGTAATATAATAGTAACACAATACCAATATATAACATATTGAATTTTGAGCTATTTAGTATTATTAATAGGCTGAAATTATCGTTATCACGATTAAAATAACGGCCTACTGAGTTTCAATACATTTCGTTAATAACATCAAATAATTTATTTTTTCATCTTCATAATTTAAATCACGTTACATTTTATTAAACACTTGATAAAATCGGGATTATGGGAACATTAACGAATACTTTTAATCATCGAATGAAGAAAAGGATTCTAGATGTTTAGGAAAGAATAATTATATTAACTTTAAAAGGTGGTGAAATACATGGTATCTACAAAAAGTGAAATGATAACAAAGTTTGAGGAAATTCTTGATAAAAATTTTGATAAATTTAAAGAGACTTCTCAAAATGAAACTAATCTAATTAAAACATATCTTATAGAAAATCATTTATTTAAAAATGATGAAAACAAAAATGATAACATATCTACTTTTTTAAATGATTGGATATTAAATTTAGAAAAAAGCCCCTCGAAAAGCGAATGGAATTTAAAAATACGTTCAACCAATGATTTAAATTTGATAATATTGGATTCTAAATTCGGGGAAATATTTATAGACATTACGGATACTCGCTTTTGGTCTATTAACACTGCAATTAAAGCTAAAAGTTCTGATATGGTATTCAATGAGCTACTGCGTGAAGAATCTATGGATAATATTTGGCTACCTAGCTCTTTCATAAATTCAATGAATATGTTTGGTTCAATTTATGGCATAGGTGTTTCATATAATGAGATTTTAAATGATGATGAAAATATTGTTTCCTCATATTTATCAAATGAAGATAAGCTTAAACTTAAAATCAGAAAATTCAATGCATCAAAAATGTTGAAGATACTCCAAAAATCTGAATTTAAAGAAAATATAGCTTTAGATCGAATCTCTATATTGAAAACCGATTCATTAAAAGATGACGATTTCATTGTAGACGATATTACTTATTTCGGTAAGTTTACTGCTAAGGGAACATCCTATTCTAAGCATAGTCAACTGGTATATGAAATTTTCAGTAACTATCGTGATAAACTTCAATTCTTAGAAGACAATATAGCTTTTAATTTCAATTTAGATGAACAGCAAATAAAGGGTCAAATAATCAATATCAAATTTCATCGCAAAGATATTATCCTTTCAAAACTTGTAGATGTACTTTCTTCAGGAAATAAAGTATTTAAGCTTTGGGGAATTCCTAAATGGTCATCTGAAGAATATTGTTCATTAAAAGTTGTTGATCTTCATGTAGGTAATTTGGGAAAAAGTATGCAGTTAGATATCACCCCTAATAATATAAGGGTTATTTTCCCACACGGAGCTTGTGCCAATACATTAGCAAGATTATTAACAAATATTCACCAAAATATTGATGCTACAGCTGAATTAATAACAGGAGGAAATCCATATGACTACTTTATCCTCAATGAGTCCGATTGATATAAAATATTATACAGAAATTGAACTACTCAATTTAGCAATTTTAATGTGCCTTGAAAGCGATACAAATGGTGTAAATAATATTCTATACAAGCATAATTATAAAATTGTTTCTATTGATCGTTCTATTTCAACTGCTGTTGGTACTGTAAAATATGATATCTGTTTAACTTCAACGCAAAAAGAACTGACAGTAGGCATAGAGATAAAGGGCGATCGTGCATCTAATATAGACGAAGATCAACTAAATAGATATAAAAATGTCCCGCTGGAACAATTTATTTATCTAAGTGGTATTCCATCACAAGATTTAAATGCTCACAAAATGGAAACTGTAATAATGGTTAATTCACCAAGACTTTCTTATGTAAGAGATAAATTAGAGCAGTACGGATATAAATTTTCAATATTAGGATTGGATTCTAATCATTTAACTGCTTCACTAGATGAAATTCATACGATTGATCAAGCTATCGCTCATGATATTAATTCCAACCCTAATATTCTATCAACTATTACACCACCATTAATTATCAAATTTGATAAAGAGTCTGATGAAACTGTCATAGCTGCAGAAGTCATACCCGAGATTTTCCGAATACTATTAGAAAAAAGGGATACGTTTACTGTGGATGAAATAATAGAAAGTACATATTGTTCAGTACCCTATTTACTAAATATCGTAGGGGCTGACATTAAATCTTCCGTAAATAATAAAATTAAACGTTGTTTAAGAGACTTGTCTAAATTTGAGTTAAATAAACATCTTATTTGGGATAGTATAGATAAACACTGGGAACTTAAAGGTTTAGATTATTCTACCCCTGCAAAACTAGGAGAAAAGCTAAAAAATGTTCACAATAAATATATGGCAAGAAAAAATAATACTTCTCCAATCCATGAAAACTTAGATCAACTTTCTCTTTTTGATTACGAAAATTATTAAATTTATTGGGAGTGTCTAATCTTTTTTGCATAGATATTCCTCTCTCAATCTATCTACTACACAATATCCTTGAATTTAATTGAAGGATGTTTAACTTTTATTACTTGTATTTTTTGTCTATCGAACTAATACAAAGTGAAAATATGATAGGTTGTTTAATAAATTGGTTAAAATTTTGCTAAATCATCCTGTAGGTAAACATCGTTTAATGAATTTACTTCAAATTCTTTCATTACATCCACTACGCCTACATCAGTCATAGAACGACAGTTATCGTCTTT from Lysinibacillus irui includes the following:
- a CDS encoding YozE family protein, with amino-acid sequence MTFFEFAITFRHEHVRNRQREVRNHALESEQMYFFANQIVRDKKYPRNSSNYLEIKNYVIEHFREDIVNGFEIIWKMYESAKKQNTDEAHIEVIDHNE
- a CDS encoding DEAD/DEAH box helicase — its product is MIDFGELLNKYDDDLPIFPKEIFESSIRQSKFSYLRGDQEKVLEQWFSKRNEKDTVIKMNTGGGKTTVGLLQLQSSINEELGPALYLCLNNQLIEQVIRDAVDLGIKCVKIDENNELPLEFLNGEAILVTTFQKLFNARSIFGIHGDTSRDIIEIGALVIDDAHAALVKARETFTLSFKVGTENYKKLIPLFKDSLIKQAIGSAEDILEGKDRYGIMMIPYWSWLEKLSEVTNLLGDFDDADIEMKFKWALVRDYLEYCFVLVSANSIEIVPKCLPIHMIPGYERAKRRIFMSATLNDDTALIKDFDINLNTVLNPIQSETFSDVGEKLILSPFNVDKRLTTKIWTEILRNTNGFNIVTLVTSDPKAKIWIDAGFTKPKPANINKEIDKLYTSVNNHMVLSNRYDGVDLSDNSCRVLVLDGMPISTTLLERFNIFARPNSKSMQMSQAQKIEQGLGRAVRSVNDYAIIFLLGNDLVSKVSTKKFQSFMSPQTVNQINLGGQIVDLIKKSGKDSVKAIGEAMMQVLNRDSNWVQLHKKQISKSVKPQINKELIESARLERDAFNSALSRQYLKAAESLRTQIGKLSNGDAGDEGWFLQLAASYLYKVDKSKSMELQLAAHIKNPYLLKPPTGISYKKLTTKTTVQAEKVKGFLSNFSEPNAVILHMSEVLGNLVFEHDSSTLFEKAFSDLGNSLGFEAHQPESEYGVGPDVLWNIFDDEYLIIEAKNEVKLSRECIYKSETEQISEDMNWFDDEYKGKSGVPILVHPSRKLHKEAYGPSNLVILNESSLMELKNNVESFFAKLATKPLEQWDLRDLTVEIANHRIDRRNIKTYFLNTQG
- a CDS encoding RNA-guided endonuclease InsQ/TnpB family protein; amino-acid sequence: MIKIVKTMKYEIKYDKELYNLLGDIQHAIWLIKNRATTAAYDWQQFSFSYNERFGEYPKEKEIIGKTLSPDVYGFLKAMGSFVSSSIVDSAVNEAITKFKNDKVKILKGEQSIQIYRRNGSFPIRVSQIKGITKLDNKTYNAKLSLLSKEGAKERNCKGQSVVTLITGNGAYEILDRIINGEYKMSDSRIYKRKNKFYLLLTYKFEKEAEKVLDENRIMGVDIGVAVPAVLAINEDKFYRQYVGDAKEVSDFVAQINDRKKRLQRSRKWAGEGSRGSGRKKLMKPVDAISNKIHNYRETKNHTWSRFIVNEALKNECGTIQIEDLSGITTDNAFLKDWTFYSLQQKIIDKAKEHGIKVVKVKPNYTSKRCNKCGFIHKDVKKEIWRPTQADFKCLNCGHETNADLNAARNIAIKDIEKIIEDQLKAQEKNVKHVEEYLV